The uncultured Flavobacterium sp. genome contains a region encoding:
- a CDS encoding contractile injection system tape measure protein, translating into MTKNTHSIQKVFLEIDTPSILTANSIKNNLAMFVQNEVVPILEKQFNTIENINNQIVQIEKIEISINSNTGKTDLFLSNSEAKNDIKNQIEKEIQKRLNEVQKTTKKESENESEIRTISPENKDLKTLLYFIENGKMPWWVSAEDEISFFEKVNFENLKNDIFKNAFNKLIQQKKIQNRIINQFSNQEIAHFTSALLDSETQQKTHSKNKLIQFLNNKSHEFKTAFWQLLFEVSNEKKSMEIIRFFHQKQTEFSSEKMPFELFIQNLRIFFPLATSDTELKKMNDDYLDSEKTKLAPQQKSTIENLKNDSANKPEMESKKDENFQEEKDSSESCYVQNAGLIILHPFLKEMLKNCGLIGDNNTIKNKELAAHILHYAATKKENDFEHLMLFEKFLCGIEIEESIQREIKIEEKYKQQVEEMLLSVLEHWTALKSTSTDLLRTEFLQREGKLDWSESNPKLTIERKTQDLLLEKIPWNINIVKIPWIEKLIYTQW; encoded by the coding sequence ATGACTAAAAATACACATAGTATCCAAAAAGTTTTTTTAGAAATAGATACCCCCTCTATCCTGACGGCAAATTCTATTAAAAACAACCTTGCTATGTTCGTACAAAATGAGGTTGTTCCTATTTTAGAAAAGCAATTCAACACTATAGAAAACATTAACAATCAGATAGTTCAAATAGAAAAAATAGAAATTTCCATCAATTCAAATACAGGTAAAACAGATCTTTTTCTTTCGAATAGTGAAGCCAAAAACGATATAAAAAATCAGATTGAAAAAGAGATTCAAAAAAGGCTGAATGAGGTACAAAAAACAACTAAAAAAGAGAGCGAAAACGAATCAGAAATCCGCACTATTTCACCTGAGAATAAAGACCTCAAAACCTTGCTCTATTTTATAGAAAATGGCAAGATGCCCTGGTGGGTTTCTGCAGAAGATGAAATAAGCTTTTTCGAAAAAGTAAATTTTGAAAACCTTAAAAACGATATTTTTAAAAACGCATTCAATAAATTAATTCAGCAGAAAAAAATTCAGAACCGAATTATAAATCAGTTTTCAAATCAGGAAATCGCCCATTTTACCTCTGCCCTTTTGGATTCAGAAACGCAGCAAAAAACACATTCAAAAAATAAATTAATACAATTTCTAAACAATAAATCACACGAATTTAAAACAGCATTCTGGCAATTGCTTTTTGAGGTTTCAAATGAAAAAAAGTCGATGGAAATCATTCGTTTTTTTCATCAAAAACAAACTGAATTCTCATCAGAAAAAATGCCTTTTGAACTTTTTATCCAAAACCTTAGAATATTTTTTCCTCTTGCTACAAGTGATACAGAATTAAAGAAAATGAACGATGATTATTTGGATTCAGAAAAAACAAAATTGGCTCCACAACAAAAATCTACAATTGAAAACCTTAAAAATGATTCTGCTAATAAACCTGAAATGGAATCAAAAAAAGACGAAAATTTTCAGGAAGAAAAAGACAGTTCAGAATCGTGTTATGTACAAAATGCAGGTTTAATCATTTTACATCCGTTTTTGAAAGAAATGCTTAAAAACTGCGGCTTAATTGGTGACAATAATACCATAAAAAACAAAGAATTAGCCGCACATATTTTGCATTATGCCGCTACTAAAAAAGAAAATGACTTTGAACATCTCATGCTTTTTGAAAAATTTTTATGTGGAATCGAGATCGAAGAATCTATACAAAGAGAAATTAAAATTGAGGAAAAATACAAACAGCAGGTTGAAGAAATGTTACTCTCAGTTCTAGAACATTGGACGGCCTTAAAAAGCACTTCTACAGATCTATTAAGGACTGAATTTCTTCAGAGAGAAGGCAAACTGGATTGGAGTGAATCGAATCCAAAATTGACTATTGAAAGAAAAACACAGGATCTTTTACTTGAAAAAATTCCGTGGAATATTAATATCGTTAAGATTCCGTGGATAGAGAAATTAATTTATACCCAATGGTAA